A stretch of the Nitratireductor thuwali genome encodes the following:
- a CDS encoding ABC-F family ATP-binding cassette domain-containing protein — protein sequence MAPPLLKLEDIRLTFGGTPLLNGASLMVGPGERIALVGRNGSGKSTLLKIAAGMVEPQDGEVFRQPSATVRYLAQAPDWQGYATVRAYVEAGLGPADDVNRVALVIDRLGLTGEEDPATLSGGEARRAALARVLAPEPDLLLLDEPTNHLDLATIEWLEEELQRSSSALVTISHDRRFLERVSRATVWLDRGVTRRLDKGFAHFEDWRDTVLEEEEREQHKLGRQIAREEHWLRYGVTARRKRNVRRLGELQGLREKHRTHRRAEGVATMQASDAAESGKLVIEAKGLNKSYDGNPVVVDFSARILRGDRIGFVGPNGAGKTTLINLLIGRLAPDSGTLRLGANLEIAVLDQKRTLDPSETLSHFLTDGRGDSVVVNGQERHVVSYMKDFLFKPEQARTPIRELSGGEKARLVLARLLSRPANLLVLDEPTNDLDMETLDLLQELVEDFPGTVLLVSHDRDFLDRTVTSTIAPEGDGRWTEYAGGYSDMMAQRKGEELERRKARGQGDAAKGKGGGPAPRAAKPNAQKLSYKQKFALEKLPEKIAQLGTEIEALEAKLSDPALYARDAVAFQRFTKELDEKRATRDRLEEEWLELEMLREEVEGS from the coding sequence ATGGCGCCACCGCTATTGAAACTGGAAGATATCCGCCTGACTTTTGGAGGCACGCCCCTATTGAACGGCGCGTCGCTGATGGTCGGCCCCGGCGAGCGCATCGCGCTGGTGGGGCGCAACGGATCGGGCAAGTCGACGCTTCTCAAGATCGCTGCGGGGATGGTGGAGCCGCAGGATGGCGAAGTATTCCGCCAGCCGAGCGCGACCGTGCGCTATCTGGCGCAGGCGCCTGATTGGCAAGGCTATGCCACGGTGCGGGCCTATGTGGAGGCAGGGCTGGGACCTGCCGACGACGTGAACCGGGTGGCGCTGGTGATCGACCGGCTGGGGCTGACCGGCGAGGAAGACCCGGCCACGCTTTCGGGCGGCGAGGCGCGCCGTGCGGCCCTTGCCCGCGTGCTGGCGCCCGAACCAGACCTTCTGCTTCTCGACGAGCCGACGAACCATCTGGACCTGGCGACCATCGAATGGCTGGAGGAGGAATTGCAGCGCTCCTCGTCGGCGCTGGTGACGATCTCGCACGACCGGCGTTTCCTGGAGCGGGTCAGCCGGGCGACGGTGTGGCTCGACCGGGGCGTGACCCGGCGGCTCGACAAGGGGTTCGCCCATTTCGAGGATTGGCGCGATACGGTGCTGGAAGAGGAAGAGCGCGAGCAGCACAAGCTGGGCCGACAGATCGCCCGCGAGGAACACTGGCTGCGCTATGGCGTGACGGCACGGCGCAAGCGTAATGTGCGCCGGTTGGGCGAATTGCAGGGGTTGCGCGAAAAGCACCGCACACACCGCCGTGCCGAAGGCGTGGCGACCATGCAGGCGAGTGACGCGGCCGAATCCGGCAAGCTGGTGATCGAGGCCAAGGGATTGAACAAATCCTATGACGGGAATCCGGTCGTGGTGGATTTCTCCGCCCGCATCTTGCGCGGCGACCGGATCGGCTTTGTCGGCCCCAATGGGGCGGGCAAGACGACGCTGATCAATCTTCTGATCGGGCGTCTCGCGCCGGATTCGGGCACGCTGCGGCTGGGCGCCAACCTGGAGATCGCCGTTCTCGACCAGAAGCGGACGCTCGATCCGTCCGAAACGCTCAGCCATTTCCTGACCGACGGGCGCGGCGACAGCGTGGTGGTCAACGGCCAGGAGCGGCATGTCGTTTCCTATATGAAGGACTTCCTGTTCAAGCCCGAGCAGGCGCGCACGCCGATCCGCGAGCTTTCGGGTGGCGAAAAGGCGCGGCTCGTGCTGGCCCGGCTCCTGTCGCGGCCGGCCAACCTCCTTGTTCTCGACGAGCCGACGAACGATCTTGACATGGAGACGCTCGACCTTCTGCAGGAGCTGGTGGAGGATTTTCCGGGGACCGTGCTCCTGGTCAGCCATGACCGCGATTTTCTCGACCGGACGGTGACGAGCACCATAGCGCCGGAGGGCGACGGACGCTGGACGGAGTATGCCGGCGGCTATTCGGATATGATGGCGCAGCGCAAGGGCGAGGAGCTGGAGCGCCGCAAGGCCCGCGGCCAGGGGGATGCCGCAAAGGGCAAGGGCGGCGGGCCGGCCCCGCGCGCGGCCAAGCCCAACGCCCAAAAGCTCTCCTACAAGCAGAAATTCGCGCTGGAGAAGCTGCCGGAGAAGATCGCCCAGCTCGGCACGGAGATCGAGGCGCTGGAGGCGAAGCTTTCTGATCCGGCGCTTTATGCGCGCGATGCCGTGGCGTTTCAGCGGTTCACGAAGGAACTGGACGAAAAACGCGCCACGCGCGACCGGCTGGAAGAGGAATGGCTGGAACTGGAAATGCTGCGCGAGGAGGTAGAGGGCAGCTGA
- a CDS encoding DUF2066 domain-containing protein → MRLFRPLCLRGLLAALFLLCASATGPTSDNPASLYQAVAIVTGTVEPERSRGFAAALEEVLVKVSGDISLAGSSSLAELADKAGDFASSYHYRDRMAGIPVHDEQGTRERPHFLTVNFAPEKIDAVLRGLGREPWTERPVVWLRVEVDNGISSFLLAHDAAFGQGQRAALMEVAKRYGLPIRLPDGVSAAEPMLAGHLTWRPETLDWSSRWRLAAEGKTREWEISATSFDAVFRAALGETVSLLAGRKRK, encoded by the coding sequence ATGCGCCTTTTCCGCCCGCTTTGCCTGCGTGGCCTTCTTGCGGCGCTTTTCCTGCTATGTGCGAGCGCCACCGGGCCGACCAGCGACAACCCTGCGTCGCTTTACCAGGCGGTGGCCATCGTCACTGGGACGGTCGAGCCGGAACGCAGCCGTGGCTTTGCCGCCGCGCTCGAGGAAGTGCTGGTGAAGGTCTCCGGCGACATTTCGCTTGCCGGCTCGTCTTCCTTGGCCGAACTGGCTGACAAGGCAGGGGACTTCGCGTCCTCGTACCATTATCGCGACCGGATGGCGGGCATTCCCGTTCATGACGAACAGGGCACGCGCGAACGGCCGCACTTCCTGACGGTGAATTTCGCTCCCGAAAAGATCGATGCGGTGCTGCGTGGGCTTGGCCGCGAGCCGTGGACAGAGCGACCCGTGGTCTGGCTCCGGGTCGAGGTTGACAATGGCATAAGCTCGTTTCTCCTGGCCCATGATGCGGCGTTCGGACAAGGTCAGCGCGCGGCTCTGATGGAGGTGGCCAAGCGGTACGGCCTACCCATACGCCTGCCTGATGGCGTTTCTGCCGCTGAGCCGATGCTTGCCGGGCATCTGACATGGCGACCGGAGACGCTCGACTGGTCTTCGCGCTGGCGGTTGGCGGCGGAAGGGAAGACGCGGGAATGGGAAATCTCCGCGACTTCCTTCGACGCGGTATTTCGCGCGGCGCTCGGCGAGACGGTGAGCCTTCTTGCCGGCCGAAAGCGGAAGTAA
- a CDS encoding tyrosine recombinase XerC: MPEDFLIAARPDLQTARSEWLRALAGERRLAKLTVEAYERDTRQFLQFLTGHRGGAPGISDIADLRPADFRAFLAARRNGGAGARTLGRGLAGIRSFLRYLEKRGLVNAAGASALHSPRAPKGLPKPLTAADARRVSSGDGQLAEKPWIVARNAAVLALLYGSGLRISEALGLTGGDLTSPREETLRITGKGGKTRLVPVLPVVHKAAAEYRRLCPYHLSPDQPLFRGARGGALQPAIIQREMQKMRSALNLPDTATPHALRHSFATHLLARGGDLRAIQELLGHASLSTTQVYTAVDTSRLLEIYDAAHPRA, from the coding sequence ATGCCCGAGGACTTCCTCATTGCAGCCAGACCCGACCTTCAAACCGCACGGAGCGAGTGGCTGAGGGCGCTCGCCGGGGAACGGCGGTTGGCAAAGCTGACGGTGGAGGCTTATGAGCGCGATACGCGGCAGTTTCTGCAATTCCTGACCGGCCATCGCGGCGGCGCGCCGGGCATTTCCGACATTGCCGATCTGAGGCCGGCCGATTTTCGCGCTTTTCTGGCCGCGCGACGCAATGGCGGGGCGGGTGCGCGCACGCTAGGGCGGGGGCTGGCCGGCATCCGCTCTTTCCTGCGGTACCTGGAAAAGCGCGGTCTCGTGAATGCGGCCGGTGCGTCGGCGCTGCACTCGCCGCGCGCGCCCAAGGGATTGCCGAAACCGCTGACGGCGGCGGATGCGCGGCGCGTGTCCAGCGGCGACGGACAGCTTGCGGAGAAACCCTGGATCGTCGCCAGGAACGCCGCTGTCCTCGCGCTGCTTTATGGATCGGGCCTGCGCATTTCCGAGGCTCTGGGGCTCACCGGCGGCGACCTTACCTCGCCGCGCGAGGAGACGCTCCGCATCACCGGCAAGGGCGGCAAGACGCGGCTGGTGCCAGTGCTGCCGGTGGTCCACAAGGCGGCGGCGGAATACAGGCGGCTTTGTCCCTATCATCTTAGCCCTGACCAGCCGCTGTTTCGTGGCGCGCGGGGTGGTGCGCTGCAGCCGGCCATCATTCAGCGCGAGATGCAGAAGATGCGCTCGGCGCTGAACCTTCCCGACACGGCGACTCCGCACGCACTGCGCCATTCCTTCGCCACGCATCTTCTTGCCCGGGGCGGGGATCTTCGCGCCATTCAGGAACTCCTGGGCCATGCCAGCCTGTCGACAACACAGGTCTATACGGCGGTCGATACGTCCCGGTTACTGGAAATTTACGATGCCGCGCATCCGCGGGCGTGA
- a CDS encoding TraB/GumN family protein, translated as MRKSSALADRIADTSLWVLAAANVLFVLAFAVTLLFATAPAHSQANETCNGRNLLEAFSRNDPERLAEIEREAGRTPNGKGLLWKIEKDGTAPSFLFGTMHVTDPRVTRLPDAARAAFDEARTVVIETTDILDQQALMAAMVEEPGLMMFPPGEALTDHLTAEQREIVSAALDARGVPLSTVVKMKPWMLVSLIALPACEQARQQAGKPVLDVKLAQDAEAAGKKLAGLESVGEQLRAMASLPMSFHIEGLVSTLSMGGRVDDVIETMIQLYSDGETGMFRPMLERAVPEDGANMGYAEFEAAMVTSRNATMAERMLPMLEKGRAFIAIGAMHLPGKDGLVEKLRQAGYSVTPAR; from the coding sequence ATGAGAAAAAGTTCCGCCCTTGCCGACCGTATCGCCGACACATCGCTGTGGGTGCTGGCCGCCGCGAATGTGCTGTTTGTGCTGGCCTTTGCCGTCACGCTGCTGTTTGCAACCGCTCCGGCGCATTCTCAGGCGAACGAGACCTGCAATGGCCGGAACCTGCTGGAGGCGTTCTCCAGGAACGATCCGGAACGGCTCGCCGAAATCGAACGCGAAGCCGGGCGAACGCCCAACGGCAAGGGCCTCCTGTGGAAGATCGAAAAAGACGGCACCGCGCCGTCTTTTCTCTTTGGCACGATGCACGTGACCGATCCGCGCGTCACCCGCCTGCCCGATGCCGCGAGAGCGGCCTTCGACGAAGCCCGGACGGTGGTTATCGAGACCACGGATATTCTAGACCAGCAGGCGCTCATGGCCGCCATGGTGGAAGAACCGGGCCTGATGATGTTCCCGCCCGGCGAGGCGTTGACCGATCATCTGACGGCGGAACAGCGGGAAATCGTTTCCGCCGCGCTCGATGCACGCGGGGTGCCGCTTTCGACCGTCGTGAAGATGAAGCCGTGGATGCTCGTTTCGCTGATTGCGCTGCCTGCCTGCGAGCAGGCACGCCAGCAGGCGGGAAAGCCCGTGCTCGACGTGAAGCTGGCTCAGGACGCGGAGGCGGCCGGCAAGAAGCTGGCAGGGCTCGAAAGCGTGGGAGAGCAGCTCCGCGCCATGGCATCGCTGCCGATGTCGTTTCATATCGAGGGCCTGGTGAGCACGCTCTCGATGGGCGGCCGGGTGGACGACGTCATCGAAACGATGATCCAACTCTATAGCGACGGCGAGACGGGCATGTTTCGGCCGATGCTGGAACGGGCGGTTCCAGAGGACGGCGCAAACATGGGATATGCCGAATTCGAAGCGGCCATGGTGACGTCCCGCAACGCCACGATGGCAGAGCGCATGCTGCCCATGCTGGAGAAGGGACGCGCCTTCATTGCGATCGGGGCCATGCATCTTCCCGGCAAGGACGGGCTCGTCGAGAAGCTGCGGCAGGCGGGATACAGCGTCACGCCCGCCCGGTAG
- the odhB gene encoding 2-oxoglutarate dehydrogenase complex dihydrolipoyllysine-residue succinyltransferase, which produces MATEIRVPTLGESVTEATIGRWFKKKGEAIAVDEPVVELETDKVTIEVPASAAGTLEEISAEEGATVEVGALLGMIGEGNGEAVSAKSGKSAAKEEKTEPADEGEGNGKAPGGKLVDVNVPSAGESVTEAQVGEVYKKVGDTVKADEAILELETDKAAQEVMAPVAGVIRELAVESGDEVKVGALLARIEEGASAGAGKKEAKAAAKQEEKQEARVGEAASTASRDVRHGGGGGESARPPAPAAAKLMEEHGLKESEIAGSGKEGQVLKGDVLAAIERGKDAGRGAPSEPAEKPKVARAPSTGDDEAREERVKMTRLRQTIARRLKEAQEAAAMLTTFNEVDMTAVMELRKKYKDLFEKKHGVKLGFMGFFSKAVCHALHEIPAVNAEIDGTDIIYKNYCHIGVAVGTDKGLVVPVVRDADRMTIAEIEKEIGRLGAAARDGKLSLAEMQGGTFTISNGGVYGSLMSTPILNAPQSGILGMHKIQERPMVVGGQVVVRPMMYLALSYDHRIVDGKEAVTFLVRVKEVLEDPERLVLDL; this is translated from the coding sequence ATGGCTACCGAAATCCGCGTTCCCACTCTGGGAGAATCCGTCACCGAGGCAACCATCGGCCGCTGGTTCAAGAAGAAGGGCGAGGCGATTGCCGTCGACGAGCCTGTGGTCGAGCTTGAAACCGACAAGGTCACCATAGAGGTCCCCGCGTCTGCTGCCGGCACGCTGGAGGAGATATCCGCCGAGGAGGGCGCCACCGTCGAAGTCGGCGCCCTTTTAGGCATGATCGGCGAAGGCAACGGCGAAGCCGTGTCTGCCAAAAGCGGCAAGTCAGCCGCCAAGGAAGAAAAGACCGAGCCAGCCGACGAGGGCGAGGGCAACGGCAAGGCGCCCGGCGGCAAGCTCGTCGACGTCAACGTGCCGTCTGCGGGCGAATCGGTGACCGAGGCCCAGGTCGGCGAGGTTTACAAGAAGGTGGGCGACACGGTTAAGGCCGACGAAGCGATCCTAGAGCTTGAGACCGACAAGGCGGCTCAGGAAGTCATGGCGCCGGTCGCCGGCGTGATCCGCGAACTGGCCGTCGAAAGCGGCGACGAGGTGAAGGTCGGTGCGCTGCTGGCCCGTATAGAAGAAGGCGCGTCCGCGGGTGCCGGGAAGAAGGAAGCGAAAGCAGCCGCGAAGCAGGAGGAAAAGCAGGAGGCTCGCGTCGGCGAGGCTGCATCCACCGCATCGCGCGATGTCCGCCATGGCGGCGGCGGCGGAGAATCAGCCCGCCCGCCCGCGCCCGCCGCGGCCAAGCTGATGGAAGAACACGGCCTGAAGGAATCCGAGATCGCCGGCTCCGGCAAGGAAGGGCAGGTACTCAAGGGAGACGTCCTGGCGGCGATAGAGCGAGGCAAGGATGCCGGGCGTGGCGCACCGAGCGAGCCGGCCGAGAAGCCGAAGGTTGCCCGCGCGCCCTCCACCGGCGACGATGAGGCACGCGAGGAACGGGTGAAGATGACCCGTCTGCGCCAAACCATCGCCCGCCGTCTTAAGGAGGCTCAGGAAGCAGCCGCCATGCTGACCACCTTCAACGAGGTGGACATGACGGCGGTGATGGAGCTGCGCAAGAAGTACAAGGACCTGTTCGAGAAGAAGCATGGCGTGAAGCTTGGCTTCATGGGCTTTTTCTCCAAGGCCGTCTGCCACGCCCTGCACGAGATCCCGGCCGTCAATGCCGAGATCGACGGCACAGATATCATCTACAAGAACTACTGCCACATCGGCGTGGCCGTCGGCACCGACAAGGGCCTTGTCGTGCCGGTGGTGCGCGACGCGGACCGGATGACGATCGCCGAGATCGAGAAGGAGATCGGTCGCCTGGGCGCGGCGGCCCGTGATGGCAAGCTGTCGCTGGCCGAGATGCAGGGCGGCACCTTCACCATCTCCAATGGCGGCGTCTATGGCTCGCTCATGTCGACGCCGATCCTCAACGCCCCGCAGTCGGGCATCCTCGGCATGCACAAGATCCAGGAGCGGCCGATGGTCGTCGGCGGGCAGGTCGTCGTCCGCCCGATGATGTATCTGGCGCTCTCCTACGATCACCGCATCGTCGACGGCAAGGAGGCCGTGACCTTCCTGGTGCGGGTGAAGGAAGTGCTGGAAGATCCCGAGCGTCTGGTGCTCGACCTTTAG
- a CDS encoding thiamine diphosphokinase — MTRFAILLGGDAHRTPELDAQLSGSRVLAADSGMRHAATLELVPELWVGDFDSAPDELLRQYSDIPREIYPPNKDKTDGELAIDLALAAGASQFVLVGAFGGERPDHAFLHMTLALQLAGRGIPVLLTSGAQEGHALLPGTRHEFDYGQGTIFSILAFGELAGLTVEGAKWPLDNVIVPFGSSLTISNEVRGRLCVRLEEGRALLIAHLTTEGVR, encoded by the coding sequence ATGACCCGTTTCGCCATTCTCCTCGGCGGTGATGCCCACCGCACCCCCGAACTCGACGCACAGCTTTCCGGCAGCCGCGTCCTGGCGGCGGATTCGGGCATGCGCCATGCCGCCACGCTGGAGCTCGTGCCGGAACTTTGGGTTGGTGATTTCGATTCGGCGCCGGACGAACTGCTGCGGCAGTATTCGGACATTCCCCGTGAGATATACCCGCCCAATAAGGACAAGACCGACGGAGAACTGGCCATCGATCTGGCACTGGCGGCCGGCGCCAGCCAATTCGTTCTCGTCGGGGCGTTCGGCGGGGAGCGGCCGGACCATGCCTTCCTGCACATGACGCTGGCGTTGCAGCTTGCCGGGCGCGGCATTCCCGTGCTTCTGACGAGCGGGGCGCAGGAGGGCCATGCGCTGCTGCCGGGCACCCGCCATGAATTCGATTACGGCCAAGGAACAATCTTTTCCATCCTTGCCTTCGGCGAGCTTGCGGGGCTCACTGTCGAAGGTGCGAAATGGCCGCTCGACAACGTCATCGTGCCGTTTGGCTCCTCGCTGACGATTTCCAATGAGGTCCGGGGAAGGCTGTGCGTGAGGCTTGAGGAAGGTCGCGCCCTGCTGATCGCCCATCTTACCACCGAGGGAGTGCGCTGA
- the thiB gene encoding thiamine ABC transporter substrate binding subunit produces the protein MRMKTILPLLITALATAPAAGPLPAAAQEKLTIYTYESFTSDWGPGPQVEEAFEAECGCDLEFISVADGVALLNRVRLEGEGTRADIVLGLDTNLIHDAKETGLFVPHNVDLGRIDVPGGYEDDVFVPYDYGYFAFVYDTEAVSEPPASLKELVENDSDLKIAIQDPRTSTPGLGLLLWMKAVYGEEAAAAWAKLEDKVLTVTPGWSESYGLFTSGEVPMVLSYTTSPAYHRIAEDSERYKAAAFKEGHYLQIEVAAKTTTGAGNPLADQFLSFMIGPGFQDVIPETNWMFPAGQTSEPLNPVFGELVQPDRALLFTPEEVAANRKAWVDEWLSVMSR, from the coding sequence ATGCGCATGAAAACCATTCTCCCGCTCCTGATCACGGCCTTGGCAACCGCCCCTGCCGCGGGCCCGCTGCCGGCCGCGGCGCAGGAAAAGCTCACCATCTACACCTATGAAAGCTTCACCTCGGACTGGGGTCCCGGCCCGCAGGTGGAGGAGGCGTTCGAGGCCGAATGCGGCTGCGATCTGGAGTTCATTTCGGTCGCCGATGGCGTTGCCCTGCTCAACCGCGTCAGGCTGGAGGGCGAAGGCACGAGGGCGGACATCGTCCTGGGGCTCGACACGAACCTGATCCATGACGCGAAGGAAACCGGCCTTTTCGTCCCCCACAATGTCGACCTCGGCAGGATCGACGTTCCCGGCGGCTACGAGGACGATGTCTTCGTGCCCTATGACTACGGCTACTTCGCCTTTGTCTACGACACCGAAGCCGTATCCGAGCCGCCGGCCAGCCTCAAGGAACTGGTGGAGAACGACAGCGATTTGAAGATCGCCATCCAGGACCCGCGCACCTCCACCCCCGGCCTCGGCCTGCTCCTGTGGATGAAAGCCGTCTATGGCGAAGAGGCCGCTGCCGCCTGGGCCAAGCTGGAAGACAAGGTGCTGACGGTGACGCCGGGCTGGAGCGAATCCTACGGGCTGTTCACCAGCGGAGAAGTGCCGATGGTCCTCTCCTACACCACGTCGCCTGCCTATCACCGCATCGCCGAGGACAGCGAGAGATACAAGGCGGCCGCGTTCAAGGAAGGCCACTACCTGCAGATCGAGGTGGCCGCCAAGACCACGACCGGCGCCGGCAATCCGCTGGCCGACCAGTTCCTTTCCTTCATGATCGGTCCCGGCTTCCAGGACGTGATCCCGGAGACCAACTGGATGTTTCCGGCCGGCCAGACGTCCGAACCGCTGAACCCAGTCTTCGGCGAGTTGGTCCAGCCGGACCGCGCGCTGCTCTTTACACCCGAGGAAGTGGCGGCCAACCGCAAGGCCTGGGTCGATGAATGGCTTTCCGTGATGAGCCGGTGA
- a CDS encoding LysE family translocator — protein sequence MSAYLPELLSLMAIFTFAIVSPGADLAMVMRQSLVNGRRAAILTSIGIGCALLFHVSYTVLGLGLLISQSVYAFNILKWCGVAYLTYIGIQSLRAKPPILETTSAPTDAPAPNQHALKAFLIGFATNALNPKPVFFFLSIFSTVVHIETPAVVKFSYGCVMAAALVAWFVGVSIFMTTPSVRQGFNRIGVWINRAGGLVFLGLGLKLATEKAG from the coding sequence ATGAGCGCATATTTGCCCGAACTCCTTTCCCTGATGGCGATCTTCACTTTTGCGATTGTTTCGCCCGGAGCAGACCTGGCGATGGTGATGCGCCAGTCCCTTGTCAACGGGCGCCGCGCCGCCATTCTGACCAGCATCGGCATCGGATGCGCCCTGCTGTTTCACGTATCCTATACAGTTCTGGGGCTCGGCCTGCTCATCTCCCAATCGGTCTACGCCTTCAATATCCTCAAATGGTGCGGTGTGGCCTACCTGACATATATCGGCATCCAGTCGCTTCGCGCCAAGCCGCCGATCCTGGAAACCACATCGGCCCCAACCGATGCGCCGGCCCCCAATCAACACGCGCTCAAGGCGTTTCTGATCGGGTTTGCCACCAACGCGCTCAATCCGAAACCGGTCTTCTTTTTCCTCTCGATCTTCTCGACGGTCGTCCATATCGAGACCCCGGCGGTGGTGAAATTCTCCTACGGATGCGTGATGGCGGCGGCGCTTGTCGCCTGGTTCGTCGGCGTATCCATCTTCATGACGACGCCCTCCGTAAGGCAAGGGTTCAATCGCATCGGCGTGTGGATCAACCGTGCCGGCGGCCTCGTCTTCCTTGGCCTTGGCCTAAAGCTGGCCACCGAAAAAGCGGGCTGA
- the lpdA gene encoding dihydrolipoyl dehydrogenase produces the protein MSYDLVVIGTGPGGYVCAIKAAQLGLKTAVVEKLPTHGGTCVNVGCIPSKALLHASEMFAEASHSFADLGIDVGKPKLDLKKMMAHRQNSVDQNTKGLDFLMKKNKIDVLRGTGSIAGKGKVLVKDAEGAEQTVETKNIVIATGSDVTGIPGVNVKFDEKVVVSSTGALELSKVPARMVVVGGGVIGLELGSVWARLGAEVTVIEYLDTILGGMDGEVAKQFQRMLSKQGFTFKLGQKVTDVSKAGKGAKVTFEPAKGGDAETIEADVVLVATGRRPYTEGLGLKEAGIETDDRGRVKTDKHLRTNVEGVYAIGDVIAGPMLAHKAEEEGVAVAEILAGQAGHVNYDVIPSVVYTSPEIASVGKTEEELKKAGVEYNIGKFPFSANGRARSMLHTDGFVKVLADKKSDRVLGVHIVGFGAGEMIHEAAVLMEFSGSSEDLARTCHAHPTMSEAVKEAALGAFAKPIHS, from the coding sequence ATGTCATACGATCTCGTCGTCATCGGAACCGGCCCGGGCGGCTATGTGTGCGCCATCAAGGCGGCGCAGCTCGGCCTGAAGACCGCAGTCGTCGAAAAGCTGCCGACCCATGGCGGCACCTGCGTCAATGTCGGCTGCATTCCCTCCAAGGCCCTGCTCCATGCCTCCGAAATGTTCGCCGAAGCCTCCCATTCCTTCGCGGATCTCGGCATCGATGTCGGCAAGCCGAAGCTCGACCTGAAGAAGATGATGGCGCACCGCCAGAACTCGGTCGATCAGAACACCAAGGGCCTCGACTTCCTGATGAAGAAGAACAAGATCGACGTTCTGCGGGGCACCGGCTCGATCGCCGGCAAGGGCAAGGTCCTCGTCAAGGATGCTGAGGGCGCAGAGCAGACCGTCGAGACGAAAAACATCGTCATCGCCACCGGCTCCGATGTAACCGGCATCCCCGGCGTCAACGTGAAGTTCGACGAGAAGGTGGTCGTGTCGTCCACCGGAGCGCTGGAGCTTTCCAAGGTGCCGGCAAGGATGGTGGTGGTGGGCGGCGGCGTGATCGGGCTCGAGCTCGGCTCCGTTTGGGCACGACTCGGCGCCGAGGTCACGGTGATCGAGTACCTCGACACCATCCTGGGTGGGATGGACGGCGAAGTCGCCAAGCAGTTTCAGCGCATGCTGTCGAAGCAGGGCTTCACCTTCAAGCTCGGCCAGAAGGTGACCGACGTTTCGAAGGCCGGCAAGGGCGCCAAGGTGACTTTCGAACCCGCCAAGGGCGGCGATGCCGAGACGATTGAAGCCGATGTCGTGCTGGTCGCCACCGGCCGCAGGCCTTACACCGAAGGCCTCGGCCTCAAAGAAGCCGGCATAGAGACCGACGATCGTGGCCGGGTGAAAACCGACAAGCACCTGCGCACCAATGTCGAGGGCGTCTACGCCATTGGTGACGTGATCGCCGGGCCGATGCTGGCCCACAAGGCAGAAGAGGAAGGCGTGGCGGTAGCCGAGATCCTCGCCGGCCAAGCCGGCCATGTGAACTACGACGTCATTCCGAGCGTTGTTTATACCAGCCCTGAGATCGCCTCGGTCGGCAAGACGGAGGAGGAGCTGAAGAAGGCCGGCGTCGAGTACAATATCGGCAAGTTTCCCTTCTCGGCCAATGGCCGCGCCCGCTCCATGCTGCACACGGACGGCTTCGTGAAGGTGCTGGCCGACAAGAAGTCGGACCGCGTGCTGGGCGTCCACATTGTGGGCTTTGGCGCCGGAGAGATGATCCACGAAGCCGCCGTTCTGATGGAGTTCTCCGGCTCTTCAGAAGACCTTGCCCGCACGTGCCACGCCCACCCGACCATGTCGGAAGCAGTCAAGGAGGCCGCGCTCGGCGCGTTTGCCAAGCCCATCCATTCCTGA